The Mycoplasmopsis gallinacea genome includes a window with the following:
- a CDS encoding ABC transporter ATP-binding protein — translation MQKNSKKVHLYPFTAGYRLVSFLSGFFVILEVVAQVLIPFFISELMDKGLKVGMPKTDMDAIVKYGLIILGLSFISLIFGILSGVCASKAAAGLGKNIRKAIYENIVSLSFKNLDKYSSGSLITRMTNDIINVQNAYLMIVRTLVRAPIMIVFAIIMAFVNAAMLASVLIGVVFVLAIIVFTIMFLVFKRYGLMLSSYDKLNNKISENLIAMRTIKAFAKEEKEFKEFEKQTKDVKRISIYTEKLMSLSQPIFSGAIYLCVFAFILIATNHMVFTPFNEWTITPGVLVSFFGYMFQVLISFVLVAMSVATITIAKASVGRIKEILGEKSYIQNPENPITEVKNGSIEFVDVYLKYSTNAQLENLSNINLKINAGETIGIIGKTGSSKSSLVSLLPRLYDVTSGKVLIDGHNVKDYDVASLRDAVSMVLQKNTLFSGTIRENMLWGNENATDSEIIEALKQASAYEFVFEKENGLDSKVEEGGNNFSGGQKQRLCIARALLKKSKIIVLDDSTSAVDNNTDRKIREEFSNNLKDVTKLIIAQRITSIENADRIIVLDDGKVSGYDTHENLLKNNEFYANLWKDQLAGGGNE, via the coding sequence GACTAAAAGTTGGAATGCCAAAAACCGATATGGATGCTATTGTGAAATACGGACTTATTATTTTAGGTCTTTCATTTATTTCTCTTATTTTCGGTATTCTAAGTGGTGTCTGCGCTTCTAAAGCTGCAGCTGGACTTGGTAAAAATATTCGTAAAGCTATTTACGAAAATATTGTCTCACTTTCATTTAAGAATTTAGACAAATATTCAAGCGGAAGCTTAATTACTAGAATGACTAATGACATTATTAACGTGCAAAATGCATATTTAATGATTGTTAGAACTTTAGTTAGAGCGCCAATTATGATTGTTTTTGCAATCATAATGGCTTTTGTAAATGCAGCAATGCTTGCTTCAGTATTGATCGGAGTTGTATTTGTACTTGCGATTATTGTCTTTACAATTATGTTCTTAGTATTTAAAAGATACGGATTAATGCTTAGTTCTTACGATAAATTAAATAATAAAATCTCTGAGAATTTAATTGCAATGAGAACAATTAAAGCATTTGCAAAAGAAGAAAAAGAATTTAAAGAATTTGAAAAGCAAACCAAGGATGTGAAAAGAATTTCAATTTATACTGAAAAATTAATGTCGCTTTCACAACCTATTTTCTCAGGAGCTATTTATTTATGTGTTTTTGCGTTTATTTTAATTGCAACAAACCATATGGTCTTTACTCCATTTAATGAATGAACCATTACTCCAGGGGTTTTAGTTTCATTTTTTGGATATATGTTTCAAGTGCTTATTTCATTTGTGCTTGTTGCTATGAGTGTTGCAACAATTACAATTGCTAAAGCTAGTGTTGGTAGAATTAAAGAAATTTTAGGTGAAAAAAGTTACATTCAAAACCCAGAAAACCCAATTACAGAAGTTAAAAACGGTTCAATTGAATTTGTTGATGTTTATTTAAAATATAGCACAAATGCTCAATTAGAAAACTTAAGCAATATTAATTTAAAAATTAATGCAGGTGAAACAATTGGAATTATTGGTAAAACAGGTAGTTCAAAAAGTTCATTAGTTTCACTTTTACCTCGTTTATATGATGTTACTAGTGGAAAGGTTTTAATTGATGGTCACAACGTTAAAGATTATGATGTAGCATCATTAAGAGATGCAGTTTCAATGGTGCTTCAAAAAAATACACTCTTTAGCGGAACTATTCGTGAAAACATGCTTTGAGGAAACGAAAATGCAACTGATAGTGAAATTATTGAGGCTTTAAAACAAGCTTCAGCATATGAATTTGTATTCGAAAAAGAAAATGGATTAGACTCAAAAGTTGAAGAAGGTGGAAATAATTTCTCAGGTGGGCAAAAACAACGTTTATGTATTGCAAGAGCACTTCTTAAAAAGTCAAAAATTATTGTACTTGATGATTCAACAAGCGCTGTTGATAATAATACAGATCGTAAAATTAGAGAAGAATTTTCTAATAATCTCAAAGATGTAACTAAATTAATCATTGCTCAAAGAATTACATCAATTGAAAATGCAGATCGCATTATTGTTCTTGATGATGGAAAAGTATCTGGATATGATACCCATGAGAATTTATTAAAAAATAATGAATTTTACGCAAACCTTTGAAAAGACCAATTAGCAGGAGGTGGAAATGAATAG
- a CDS encoding ABC transporter ATP-binding protein has protein sequence MNRKKSKFDSQTFKKLMKFMWETNKVYFSLIIFGMLVTAATFSLSQSFLGIVLFNKFLVPYFISGAKKFDWYGFTIAIILLGLMYLIGVTCQFVASRLSISLAHSTIQKLRVSLYSKMQKLPIKYFDTNLNGNLISIYTNDIDTLREMISQSFPQIINSIATIFILLFLMFYYGWFMTLIVLLLVFVLMFFSSKFAIYSGKYFVQRQKSLGKLNGFISEMINGVKVIKVFNHEQKSVSDLTVKNDEFYKSDFKSKAIMNILFPLFMNMGNINYAIVALIGGVVLANNGHVGTLNIGLNIGVLVSFLQYTRSFSNPIATISQQFNTISVAIAGAQRVFAVFEEKEEQDLGTIEIVRERDLNETEKELLAVLNLEKSNFYYKMLVDGKVIFKEAKGQVVFKNVYFGYTDQKMILKDINLEVMPGQKIAFVGATGAGKTTITNLINRFYDVNQGEILLDGINLEEIKKSSLRKSLGFVLQDTSLFSKSVKENISYGVENALKEDVEYAASVANADRFIGLMENGFETELENAGENISQGQKQLLSIARTSMLQPMILVLDEATSTIDTETEKHVQEAMYNLMNNRTSFIIAHRLSTIKNVDKIVVLDKGEIAEQGSHKELLAQKGMYYKLYTGAIELD, from the coding sequence ATGAATAGAAAAAAATCTAAATTCGATTCACAAACCTTCAAAAAATTAATGAAATTCATGTGAGAAACTAATAAAGTTTACTTTTCATTAATTATATTTGGGATGCTTGTAACAGCTGCTACATTTTCACTTAGCCAATCATTTTTAGGTATTGTTCTTTTCAATAAATTTTTAGTCCCATATTTCATTAGTGGTGCTAAAAAATTCGATTGATATGGATTTACAATAGCGATTATACTTTTAGGGCTAATGTATTTAATTGGTGTAACTTGTCAATTTGTTGCTTCAAGATTGTCAATTTCACTTGCTCATTCGACAATTCAAAAATTAAGAGTCAGTTTATATTCAAAAATGCAAAAACTACCAATTAAATACTTTGATACTAATTTGAATGGAAATTTAATTTCGATTTATACAAATGATATTGATACCTTAAGAGAAATGATTTCTCAAAGTTTCCCGCAAATTATTAACTCAATTGCAACAATTTTCATTTTATTATTCTTAATGTTTTACTACGGCTGATTTATGACACTTATAGTGCTTTTACTTGTGTTTGTACTTATGTTTTTCTCAAGTAAATTTGCTATTTATTCAGGAAAATACTTTGTGCAAAGACAAAAGAGCTTAGGTAAATTAAATGGATTTATAAGTGAAATGATTAATGGGGTTAAAGTTATTAAAGTCTTTAATCATGAACAAAAATCAGTATCTGATTTAACAGTGAAAAATGATGAATTTTACAAAAGTGACTTTAAATCTAAAGCTATAATGAACATTTTATTCCCGCTTTTTATGAATATGGGGAACATTAATTATGCAATAGTTGCTCTTATTGGTGGAGTTGTTTTGGCTAATAACGGACACGTTGGAACCTTAAATATAGGTTTAAACATCGGGGTATTAGTTTCATTCCTTCAATATACAAGAAGTTTCTCAAACCCAATTGCAACAATTAGCCAACAATTTAACACAATTTCAGTAGCTATTGCTGGAGCTCAAAGAGTATTTGCTGTTTTTGAAGAAAAAGAAGAGCAAGATCTTGGGACTATTGAAATAGTTCGTGAAAGAGATTTAAATGAAACTGAAAAAGAGCTTTTAGCTGTGTTAAACCTTGAAAAATCTAATTTCTACTACAAAATGCTTGTAGATGGAAAAGTAATATTTAAAGAAGCTAAAGGACAGGTAGTATTTAAAAATGTTTACTTTGGATATACAGACCAAAAAATGATTCTTAAAGATATTAATTTAGAAGTAATGCCTGGTCAAAAAATTGCTTTTGTTGGTGCAACTGGAGCTGGAAAAACTACAATTACTAACTTAATTAACCGTTTCTATGATGTAAATCAAGGTGAAATTTTACTTGATGGAATTAATCTTGAAGAAATTAAAAAATCTTCATTAAGAAAATCACTTGGTTTTGTACTTCAAGATACTTCTCTTTTCAGTAAAAGTGTTAAAGAAAACATCTCTTATGGAGTTGAAAATGCTCTTAAAGAAGATGTTGAATACGCAGCTAGTGTTGCAAACGCAGATCGTTTTATCGGTTTAATGGAAAATGGATTTGAAACTGAGCTTGAAAATGCTGGAGAAAACATTTCTCAAGGTCAAAAACAACTGCTTTCAATTGCTAGAACAAGTATGCTTCAACCAATGATTTTAGTCCTTGATGAAGCTACAAGTACAATCGATACTGAAACCGAAAAACATGTTCAAGAAGCTATGTATAATTTAATGAATAATAGAACTTCATTTATTATTGCTCACCGTCTTAGCACAATCAAAAACGTCGATAAAATTGTGGTTTTAGATAAAGGTGAAATTGCTGAGCAAGGAAGCCATAAAGAACTTCTTGCTCAAAAAGGTATGTATTACAAACTTTATACAGGTGCTATTGAACTTGATTAA
- the trmB gene encoding tRNA (guanosine(46)-N7)-methyltransferase TrmB, whose product MRLRHDKTAADKLAQSKFLIKNFPLKVNENDVLEIGAGKGEMITQLALNNPNVTYYALEKYPTVANKILKKINELNLENLFIITEDATKIDELFDGTMNQIWLTFSDPWPKNAHEKRRLTYKTFLEKYRKIMNPNSVLKFKTDNDKLFNYSVESFKENNWTIIDITTDLHKSKYNADNYQTGYEQKWSALGKNINFLIAKPN is encoded by the coding sequence ATGAGATTAAGACATGACAAAACCGCAGCTGATAAATTAGCTCAATCCAAATTTTTAATTAAAAATTTCCCACTCAAAGTTAATGAAAATGATGTTTTAGAAATTGGTGCTGGAAAAGGTGAAATGATCACTCAATTAGCTCTAAACAACCCAAATGTTACTTACTATGCGTTAGAGAAGTACCCAACAGTTGCTAATAAAATCCTTAAAAAAATTAATGAACTGAATTTAGAAAATCTTTTTATTATCACTGAAGATGCCACAAAAATTGATGAACTTTTTGACGGTACAATGAACCAAATTTGACTTACATTTAGCGATCCATGACCTAAAAACGCACACGAAAAACGTCGTTTAACTTACAAAACTTTCTTAGAAAAATACAGAAAGATAATGAATCCAAATAGCGTTTTAAAATTCAAAACTGATAATGATAAATTATTCAACTATTCTGTAGAATCTTTTAAAGAAAATAATTGAACAATAATTGACATAACCACCGATTTGCATAAAAGTAAATATAATGCCGATAATTATCAAACTGGTTATGAACAAAAATGATCAGCGCTTGGAAAAAATATTAACTTTTTAATTGCTAAGCCAAATTAA
- the rsmD gene encoding 16S rRNA (guanine(966)-N(2))-methyltransferase RsmD — translation MLRIISGKYRNRKIEQPALEISRPTMDKVKESIFSSIQFKIVDKTFLDLFSGSGSMAIEAISRGASNVTLLELNNVAFNIIKKNISSLQIDNINAIKKDSLLFLQNTSETFDFIFIDAPYADYALLNDSLKLIAQRNILNEDGEIIVETNKVSEVIIPKGLRVFKSKRYGKVDILYITHE, via the coding sequence ATGCTAAGAATTATTTCAGGAAAATATCGCAATCGTAAAATTGAGCAACCAGCACTTGAAATTTCTAGACCTACAATGGATAAGGTAAAAGAATCAATTTTCTCAAGCATTCAATTTAAAATTGTTGATAAAACCTTTCTAGATCTTTTTTCAGGAAGTGGTTCAATGGCAATTGAAGCAATATCAAGAGGGGCTTCAAATGTAACATTGCTTGAACTTAACAATGTAGCTTTTAACATTATTAAAAAAAATATTTCAAGCTTGCAAATTGATAATATTAACGCAATTAAAAAAGATTCACTTTTATTTTTACAAAACACTAGCGAAACTTTTGATTTTATTTTTATTGATGCTCCATATGCTGACTATGCTCTTTTAAATGATTCTTTAAAGTTAATTGCTCAGCGAAATATTCTTAATGAAGATGGTGAAATTATTGTAGAAACTAACAAAGTTTCAGAAGTGATCATCCCTAAAGGTTTAAGGGTATTTAAAAGCAAAAGATATGGAAAAGTAGATATTTTATATATAACTCATGAATAA
- a CDS encoding class I SAM-dependent RNA methyltransferase has translation MNNLNNQVLTVKIQQITYEGLGQATLENGHKIFVYNAFTNEVVKAKIIKSNSKFSFALVEEFIEQNESIRNEKSYNCVSSNPLINLKYEYQIELKQHYLQTLFLRNLNIDPNVLKFFYGAKNIYNYRNKATYPLFVDQNKLRYGEYRAKSNILINTDNLVLNQKSINQVLLKIVNLINLEFDHSDLDNFKEIILKTNNNNETIVCLKVTGKIVFQNHFLLKIKDIRNLIQIKIVNLDTSKEVLNWTKKPFVISLLDKKFLVLDKSFFQINNEIASIMFSKIKERILSLNPKVIIDLFCGVGTIGQLVSEESISIFGVDIEEQSIFLAKKNALKNNFSKAFYEAEDVFKSKELEKHLNSNDSFVILDPPRSGLNDALIDLIAKKGVKNIAYMSCDPRTLVRDLKRFTEVYNYKIDFVQGFDMFPNTYHIETVVFMYRND, from the coding sequence ATGAATAATTTAAATAATCAAGTTTTAACAGTTAAAATTCAGCAAATCACTTATGAAGGTCTAGGTCAAGCAACCCTAGAAAACGGGCATAAAATATTTGTTTATAATGCTTTTACAAACGAAGTTGTTAAAGCAAAAATTATTAAAAGCAATTCAAAATTTTCTTTTGCACTTGTTGAAGAATTTATTGAGCAAAATGAATCTATTAGAAATGAAAAATCTTACAATTGTGTATCTTCTAACCCTTTAATTAATCTTAAATACGAATATCAAATTGAGCTTAAACAACACTACTTACAAACCTTATTTTTAAGAAATTTAAATATAGATCCAAATGTTTTAAAGTTTTTTTATGGGGCTAAAAACATTTACAATTATCGTAATAAAGCAACTTATCCACTTTTTGTAGACCAAAATAAACTTCGTTATGGTGAATATAGAGCAAAGTCTAACATTTTAATTAATACAGATAATTTAGTTCTTAATCAAAAATCAATTAACCAAGTTTTATTAAAAATAGTTAACTTAATTAACTTGGAATTTGATCATTCTGATTTAGATAATTTCAAAGAAATAATCCTTAAAACAAACAATAATAACGAAACAATTGTTTGTTTAAAAGTGACTGGCAAAATTGTTTTTCAAAACCATTTTCTTTTGAAAATCAAGGATATTCGTAATTTAATTCAAATTAAAATTGTTAATTTAGATACTTCTAAAGAAGTTTTAAATTGAACTAAAAAACCATTTGTTATCTCTCTTTTGGATAAGAAATTTTTAGTTTTAGACAAATCATTTTTTCAAATCAATAATGAAATAGCATCTATAATGTTTTCTAAAATTAAAGAAAGAATTTTGTCTTTAAATCCAAAAGTAATTATTGATCTTTTTTGCGGAGTAGGGACAATTGGTCAACTTGTCTCTGAAGAATCTATAAGCATTTTTGGTGTTGATATAGAAGAGCAATCAATCTTCTTAGCCAAGAAAAATGCGCTTAAAAATAATTTTTCTAAAGCTTTTTATGAAGCTGAAGATGTGTTTAAATCTAAAGAATTAGAAAAACATTTAAATAGTAATGATAGTTTTGTTATTTTAGACCCGCCAAGAAGCGGACTTAATGACGCATTAATTGATCTTATCGCTAAAAAAGGTGTGAAAAATATAGCTTATATGTCCTGTGATCCAAGGACTTTGGTGAGAGATTTGAAAAGATTTACTGAAGTTTATAACTATAAAATTGACTTTGTACAAGGTTTTGATATGTTCCCTAATACGTATCACATTGAAACGGTTGTGTTTATGTATAGGAATGATTAA
- a CDS encoding Fic family protein — protein MRIFNYSKLKEKKWDLDVLSLVADIYRYQGKQEFYLKEKNDELNKLIEIAKIQSTESSNEIEGIVTTKSRLKQIVEEKTTPKNRDEKEIAGYRDALNIIHNNFDIIPISKNYILQLHKILFSHLENGSGGKTKSSDNVIVANYPDGRSEVLFTPLFAFETPETLERICFEYNKVIGNAEVNPLIAIPVFIHDFLCIHPFNDGNGRISRLLTTLLLYQNGFYVGKYISLEAIIAKDKDYYYNSLNKSGVNWYEGNEDPTPFIKYLLGTVLSAYKSFEDRFTIVEGKMPAVEMVRKAVMQKIGRFTKQDIRELCPSLSISSIEGSLRKLVNQGDIKREGVGKSTTYFRLK, from the coding sequence ATGAGAATTTTTAACTATTCCAAATTAAAAGAAAAGAAGTGGGATTTAGATGTTTTAAGTTTAGTTGCAGACATTTACAGATATCAAGGTAAGCAAGAATTTTATTTAAAAGAAAAAAATGATGAGTTAAACAAATTAATTGAAATTGCTAAAATACAAAGTACTGAATCATCCAATGAAATTGAAGGAATTGTAACAACTAAAAGTAGATTAAAACAAATAGTGGAAGAAAAAACAACGCCAAAAAACAGAGATGAAAAAGAAATTGCAGGATACAGAGACGCTTTAAATATAATTCATAACAATTTTGACATAATACCTATTTCTAAAAACTATATTTTACAATTACATAAAATTTTGTTTAGTCATTTAGAAAACGGATCTGGTGGAAAAACAAAAAGTTCTGATAATGTTATTGTAGCTAATTATCCTGATGGTCGTTCTGAAGTGCTATTTACTCCACTATTTGCTTTTGAAACCCCCGAAACTTTAGAAAGAATTTGTTTTGAATATAACAAAGTAATTGGTAATGCAGAAGTAAACCCATTAATTGCTATTCCTGTTTTTATTCATGATTTTTTATGTATTCACCCATTTAATGATGGAAATGGAAGAATTAGCAGACTTCTTACGACTCTTTTGTTATACCAAAATGGTTTTTATGTTGGTAAATATATATCGTTAGAAGCGATAATAGCTAAAGATAAAGATTATTACTATAATTCACTTAATAAATCAGGTGTAAATTGGTATGAAGGCAATGAAGATCCAACGCCTTTTATCAAATATCTTTTAGGCACTGTTTTATCTGCATATAAAAGTTTTGAGGATCGATTTACTATTGTTGAAGGTAAAATGCCAGCTGTGGAAATGGTGAGAAAAGCTGTTATGCAAAAAATAGGAAGATTTACAAAGCAAGATATAAGAGAGCTTTGTCCTTCGTTAAGTATTAGTTCAATTGAAGGTTCACTTAGAAAGTTAGTAAACCAAGGTGATATTAAAAGAGAAGGTGTTGGTAAATCCACAACTTATTTTAGATTAAAGTAG
- a CDS encoding M13 family metallopeptidase yields the protein MNSKLIKNDFFDAVNKEWLDKTEIPSDRSAYGSFIILDIELEKLLKNLSNDWATGKADLPNDQRIHEYVKFYRMLTDWEKREALGMSPLKPIIETIESLKSFADVDQNYIELSKKLRSMPYEIYSYSDFEDSSVNVLWLGIPGIILPDKKDYANEKKKEELLGKYQEVATKLLVKYGKSTAEASKIVANALKFDALLVEAQLSSEERAIVKNYYNPYTLDQVTEQFGFNVAKIAKQLTKKDLQKVILGNPYIFEQFPKIFNEQNFEIYRDYLIVDNIFANAQYLDEYTRVLAGEYSRFISGVKEAKPKEKAAYLTAMSFFKMPIGLYYGLTYFGPKAKADVEKMIQNMIQVYQERLEKNTFLSPETIKKAILKLNSLNVMIGYPEEIESYYDQYKTKTFEENGSIIDNVLSFSAISHEYNLAKCGEKVNKKIWSMTPAMVNAYYSPTTNSIVFPAGILQKPFYSLEQSSSANFGGIGTVIAHEISHGFDNNGALFDEKGNMKNWWTEEDFAKFEEKTQAMIDLFDGEEIEAGKCNGKLTVSENIADAGGFACALEAAKREKDYNPRKFFENYAEIWKLKYTEKTAKLLLQTDVHAPVKLRTNVQLKNNLDFQKEYEISEGDKMYLAPEKMVKIW from the coding sequence ATGAATTCAAAACTAATTAAAAATGACTTTTTTGATGCAGTAAATAAAGAATGATTAGATAAAACAGAAATTCCTTCAGATCGTTCTGCATATGGTTCATTTATCATTTTGGATATTGAATTAGAAAAATTATTAAAGAATTTATCTAATGATTGAGCTACAGGTAAAGCAGATCTCCCAAATGATCAAAGAATTCACGAATACGTGAAATTTTATAGAATGCTTACAGATTGAGAAAAAAGAGAAGCTCTTGGAATGAGCCCTCTTAAACCAATTATTGAAACTATCGAATCTTTAAAATCATTTGCTGATGTTGACCAAAATTACATCGAACTTTCTAAAAAACTTAGATCAATGCCTTATGAAATTTACAGCTATTCAGATTTTGAAGATAGCTCAGTAAATGTTTTATGATTAGGGATTCCAGGAATTATCCTTCCGGATAAAAAAGATTATGCTAATGAAAAGAAAAAAGAAGAACTTTTAGGTAAATATCAAGAAGTTGCTACTAAATTATTAGTTAAATATGGAAAAAGCACAGCAGAAGCAAGTAAAATCGTTGCAAATGCCCTTAAATTTGATGCTTTATTAGTAGAAGCTCAGCTCTCAAGTGAGGAAAGAGCTATTGTTAAAAACTACTACAATCCTTACACATTAGACCAAGTTACAGAGCAATTTGGATTTAACGTAGCTAAAATTGCTAAACAATTAACTAAAAAAGATTTACAAAAAGTTATTTTAGGAAACCCATATATTTTTGAGCAATTCCCAAAAATCTTTAATGAGCAAAACTTTGAAATTTACAGAGACTACTTAATTGTAGATAATATCTTCGCAAATGCTCAATATTTAGATGAATACACAAGAGTGCTTGCTGGTGAATATTCAAGATTTATCTCAGGTGTTAAGGAAGCTAAACCTAAGGAAAAAGCTGCTTACTTAACAGCTATGTCATTTTTCAAAATGCCTATTGGACTTTACTATGGACTTACATATTTTGGGCCTAAAGCTAAAGCTGATGTTGAAAAAATGATCCAAAATATGATCCAAGTTTACCAAGAACGTTTAGAAAAAAATACATTCTTAAGTCCAGAAACAATTAAAAAAGCTATTTTAAAATTAAATTCACTTAATGTAATGATTGGTTATCCAGAGGAAATTGAAAGCTACTATGACCAATATAAAACAAAAACATTTGAAGAAAACGGAAGCATTATTGACAACGTTTTAAGTTTTAGTGCAATTTCTCACGAATATAACTTAGCAAAATGTGGTGAAAAAGTTAATAAGAAAATCTGATCAATGACACCTGCTATGGTCAATGCATACTATAGCCCAACTACAAACTCAATTGTTTTCCCAGCCGGAATCTTACAAAAACCTTTCTACTCACTTGAACAAAGCAGCAGCGCTAACTTCGGTGGAATCGGAACAGTTATTGCTCACGAAATTTCTCACGGCTTTGATAACAATGGTGCCCTTTTTGACGAAAAAGGAAACATGAAAAACTGATGAACTGAAGAAGATTTTGCTAAATTCGAAGAAAAAACTCAAGCAATGATTGATCTTTTTGATGGAGAAGAAATTGAAGCTGGAAAATGTAACGGTAAATTAACCGTTTCAGAAAACATTGCTGATGCTGGTGGATTTGCATGTGCATTAGAAGCTGCAAAAAGAGAAAAAGATTACAACCCTAGAAAATTCTTTGAAAATTATGCTGAAATTTGAAAATTAAAATATACAGAAAAAACAGCTAAATTATTACTTCAAACAGATGTTCATGCACCAGTTAAATTAAGAACAAATGTTCAACTTAAAAACAACCTAGATTTCCAAAAAGAGTATGAAATTTCTGAAGGTGATAAAATGTATTTAGCACCTGAAAAAATGGTAAAAATTTGATAA